TCTTCCTTTATCGGTACTATAGGCCAGTCCCTGGTACTGAAAATCGTTCCTTCCTTCGTCGGCCAGCTTCTGATTATGATAGGCATAAATGGCAACCATAGCCGGGTTAAGGCTGTCGCCAAGCCCTGATGTATTCTGCAGGTCCATTACCGCACTACCGGAGAATATATAACCAAGACTGTCGGGATACAGTGCAATGGGTAAATGATTCCAGTGAACCATGTCGGTACTGACGGCATGTCCCCAGTGCATCGGTCCCCAAACAGTCGAATCGGGGTAGTACTGGTAGAACAAATGGTATTCGCCGTCATAATATACAAGGCCATTAGGGTCGTTCATCCAGCCTGAATCCGGGGTGAAATGATAAAGAGGACGGAACGGCTCGGAGGATGATGTAACTGAAAGCTGACGATTGCAGGCTGCCAGAACCAGGATTGAAAACAGGAGGATGGAAGACAGTTTCATAGTTTGTAGTTTATTAAAGTCCGTCATTGCGAGGAGCTTGAATCACAATGATTATGGTAATTAATAATCGCGACGAAGCAATCTGCCCGAACTGGAATGGCTTAGTAAAGACATTCTGTTCGCTGTTGTACTTTTTGTGATGTTCTGCCTGTGCCGGCAGATTGCTTCGTCGACAGATAATTCTGCTATAATCAATATTATGTTACGCTCCTCGCAATGACGTTCTTTTTATGCCAGCACCAAATCAATCCCCGCATCCCTGAATTCCCGAACATAGCTTTCATCCAGCCCGGTATCGGTTACAATGTGATGAATGTCGCAGGCCAGGCATATATTCGTTAGTTCAGCGCGGCCGAACTTGCTTGAATCCGTAACAATGTAAACCGCTGAAGACCGGTGAATAATATGTGCTGAAATTTCAGCCCTCAGAAGATCGCGCAGGGTAAATCCTGTTTTCTTCGTATAGCCGTCGATCCCGATAAATGCCTTATCAAAGTTAACATTGTCGATACACAGTTTGGTGATCTTGCCGACAAGGCTTTCACTTTCATGCTGGTATAGTCCGCCCATCAGCACTACCCTTGCCTTTCCTTTTTTTCTGAACTGCCTTGCAATAAAAACATTGGTGGTTATAATGGTAACATCCTTTCTTACAAGCTCCCTGGCAAGCAACGCATTTGTCGATCCTGATTCGATCAGTATGGTTTCACCGTCTTTTATCATATCGGCAATTTTTCTGGCGATCCGAAGCTTGTTTTCATAGTTCATACTCATCCGGGTTGAGATATCGTCGGCTTCACCGATTATCGCACCACCGTGAACCCGTTTCAGAAGTCCTTCTGATTCAAGAAAGTTCAGATCCTGCCTGATGGTGACAGAAGAAACATTCAGCGAAGCAGCCAGATCCTTGACTGAAATCTGGTTATCGCCGTCCATCATCCGGAGTATCCTGTTATGTCGTTCGCTCAGCATAATTCAAAAGCAAGTGAGGCTGCACCGATAACACCGACGTCAGGCCCTATTTGGGATACAGCGATTTCAAACGGGTCAAAAATCATATCCCTTGCCAGGTCATAGAAGGTTTTCTTTATATGCGACAGGTAAAAATCGCCCCAGCTGAGCAGTCCTCCTCCAAGAACAATCAGGGGAGGATTCAATGCCTGGAAGATATTGTAAAGGCCGATACCGACATACCGGGCGCTGTCGAGAACAATGGCTTCCGATACGGGATCATGGCAATCAAGGCCTTGTTTGATAAGCTTCCCGTCAACCTTTGACAAATCAAATCCTGCAGGCAAATTAAGTTTGGTATTCATGCCACTGCCTGTTTTCTTCCGGAACAGATGTGGTAGCGCCATACCGCAGGCAACAGCCATAAGGCACCCCCGGTTACCGCATGTACAGGTCAGTTCACTGTCAGGTTCCACGATTGTATGACCGAATTCGCCGGCTGTGCCTGTGAGTCCCCTGTAAAGCTTCCTGTTTATAATGATTCCGGCGCCAATTCCAGAGCTGATTGTCAGGAAGATCATGTCATCAAACCCTTTCCCGGCGCCAAACTTGTATTCACCGAATGCCTGTGCGTTGGCATCATTATCCAGAATAACAGGAACCTGAAAATGCTTTTGTACCGAATCCCGCAAGGGAAAATCCTTAAATCCTTTCAGGTTGGATGTAGTGATGATCACCCCGTCCCTGAACCTGATATGGCCTGCGCAGCCGATTCCTATTCCGATAAGATCGCTTTCGGTAAGGTGATTTTGTTCCAGGAGTCTTTTCACATTCCCTGCAATTTGTTCCACAAGCTGGTCTTCCTGTTTGGCAATATGATCACAGTCGATGCATTTGTCAATCAGGGTACCATCCTGTTTCACCAGCGCAGTGCAAAGTTTGGTGCCACCGATGTCGACTCCGCAAAGTATTTTTCGCATTGAATTATAAGGTTTGTTCAGTCCGGGCGATGATATCATCCTGCGTTTCAGGAGACAAGGTAGTAAAAAAGGCACAATATCCGGCTACCCTCACGATCAGGTCCCTGTACTTTTCCGGATCTTTTTTTGCAGCAAGCAATGTTTCTTTTGATACAATATTATATTGAACATGCCATCCCTTCAGATCAGCAAAGAAAGTGCGCAGCATGGCAACCAGTTTCTCACGGTCTGATTCATGCTGCAGGGACGAAGGCGTCAGCTTCTGGTTCAGCAGGACGCCACCCATTATTTTCTCCGTGGGAAGCTTTGAAACCGATTTGAATACTGCTGTGGGTCCCAGCAAGTCGGTGCCCGATGAAGGAGAACTCCCCTCTGCCACCGGGGTAAAAGCTTTACGGCCATCGGGAGTGGCAAACAGAACGGCCCCATTGGGAACATTCGCTGAAATACTTGAAGTGCCGGCATAATACCGACAACCAATAGGCCCGCGGTTAAACCGGGTTGTCCTGTATGATTCAAGCTCGTTGATAAATTCAAGATAGGCATCTCTCAGCAACAGATCTACGGTATCATCGTCATTGCCGTATTTGGGTGCAAAGTTGATCAGCATCTGCCGAATCTTCTCACCCTCTTTTCCATCAAAATTGCTTTCAATGGCCCACAAAAGCTGCTCATGGGTTAACCTTTTCTCTTCGAAAACCAGTTTTTTGATGGCAGCCATTGAATTACCAAGATTGGCGATACCAACCTGCAGACCCGAGACAAAATCATACTTCGATCCGCCTTCCTTGATTGTTTTTCCCCTGCCGATACAATCGTCAACAAAGGCCGAGCAAAGAATATCAGGCACATTTTCTTCGATGGCCGTATCTACAGCAGCATCGATTTCGATTGTTTTCCGCGCGTAATAACGGATTTGCTGTTGCCAGCATTTATAAAGTTCATCAAAGGTTTTAAAGTCCGAGAAATTACCGGTCGCCCGGTGAAACGTTTTGCCAGAATACCGGTCATGTCCGTTATACAGGCATGCAAGAAAAACCCTCATCAAATTCAGGAAACTCATGCCGGTGCACCGGTATCCCCACTTACCGGGCACTGCGATTTCAATGCATCCTATGGCCGAATAATTATAGGCATCGTTATGCTGCACTCCCAGCTTAATCAGTTCAGGAATCACAATTTCATCATTATTGAAAGCCGGCATCCCAAAACCCTTTTGAATGACCTTTATGCAGGCCATCATAAAATCCTGACTTATATTCTTATGGAACCGTACAGAAAGATTAGGTTGGGTTAACCTCATATGTCCCACCGACTCCAGTACCAGGTAACTAAGTTCGTTCACTGCATCGGTACCATCGGGTTTCTGACCTCCGATTGTAACATTCTGATAAAGCGGACCGCCTGCCGAAAATTGGGTATGTGACCAGGGTCTGATTTTATTGATGGACAAAAGTTTAATCCATGTATTTTCAAGCAATTCAAGAACAAATTCATCGGAA
The Bacteroidales bacterium genome window above contains:
- a CDS encoding DeoR/GlpR family DNA-binding transcription regulator, with protein sequence MLSERHNRILRMMDGDNQISVKDLAASLNVSSVTIRQDLNFLESEGLLKRVHGGAIIGEADDISTRMSMNYENKLRIARKIADMIKDGETILIESGSTNALLARELVRKDVTIITTNVFIARQFRKKGKARVVLMGGLYQHESESLVGKITKLCIDNVNFDKAFIGIDGYTKKTGFTLRDLLRAEISAHIIHRSSAVYIVTDSSKFGRAELTNICLACDIHHIVTDTGLDESYVREFRDAGIDLVLA
- a CDS encoding ROK family protein translates to MRKILCGVDIGGTKLCTALVKQDGTLIDKCIDCDHIAKQEDQLVEQIAGNVKRLLEQNHLTESDLIGIGIGCAGHIRFRDGVIITTSNLKGFKDFPLRDSVQKHFQVPVILDNDANAQAFGEYKFGAGKGFDDMIFLTISSGIGAGIIINRKLYRGLTGTAGEFGHTIVEPDSELTCTCGNRGCLMAVACGMALPHLFRKKTGSGMNTKLNLPAGFDLSKVDGKLIKQGLDCHDPVSEAIVLDSARYVGIGLYNIFQALNPPLIVLGGGLLSWGDFYLSHIKKTFYDLARDMIFDPFEIAVSQIGPDVGVIGAASLAFELC
- a CDS encoding glycyl radical protein, whose amino-acid sequence is MQNQKESGQGSVAEMPVEGQLSARISALREKVLSSKPSICTERARFYTEAYREHEDQPVIIKRAYALEKTLKHMTIFIDKGELIVGNQSSQHRAAPVFPEYAVDWLPKEKDALHTRPGDAFFITEEHKKELVEIAAWWKGKVLYDKGRAMMSQELRDLQDAAIIKATGNLTSGDAHIAVDFYKILETGIRGYLDEIRHHHSKINRTTPEGIRKDLFYTAVTISLKAFSAFIMRYSGLAELLSRTETNYERKKELLLISRNCEVISKEKPSDFYQALQLVYFVQLVLQIESNGHSVSLGRLDQYLYPFYKKDRQLQLVSDEFVLELLENTWIKLLSINKIRPWSHTQFSAGGPLYQNVTIGGQKPDGTDAVNELSYLVLESVGHMRLTQPNLSVRFHKNISQDFMMACIKVIQKGFGMPAFNNDEIVIPELIKLGVQHNDAYNYSAIGCIEIAVPGKWGYRCTGMSFLNLMRVFLACLYNGHDRYSGKTFHRATGNFSDFKTFDELYKCWQQQIRYYARKTIEIDAAVDTAIEENVPDILCSAFVDDCIGRGKTIKEGGSKYDFVSGLQVGIANLGNSMAAIKKLVFEEKRLTHEQLLWAIESNFDGKEGEKIRQMLINFAPKYGNDDDTVDLLLRDAYLEFINELESYRTTRFNRGPIGCRYYAGTSSISANVPNGAVLFATPDGRKAFTPVAEGSSPSSGTDLLGPTAVFKSVSKLPTEKIMGGVLLNQKLTPSSLQHESDREKLVAMLRTFFADLKGWHVQYNIVSKETLLAAKKDPEKYRDLIVRVAGYCAFFTTLSPETQDDIIARTEQTL